In Luteitalea sp. TBR-22, one genomic interval encodes:
- a CDS encoding 2TM domain-containing protein gives MRSTLRSVKFLFTAPLILALLVVINLMTWDGQWWVQWPALGLGIAWVISLLRVLRAVVVGGGLAALAAVLLNRRT, from the coding sequence GTGCGCAGCACCCTGAGGTCCGTGAAGTTCCTGTTCACCGCGCCGCTCATCCTGGCGCTGCTCGTGGTGATCAACCTGATGACGTGGGACGGGCAGTGGTGGGTGCAGTGGCCGGCGCTCGGCCTCGGCATCGCCTGGGTGATCAGCCTGCTCCGTGTCCTTCGCGCGGTGGTCGTCGGGGGCGGGCTGGCCGCCCTCGCCGCGGTGCTGCTGAACCGGCGAACCTAG
- a CDS encoding metallophosphoesterase family protein: MTESSQVISARRLGLLGAIALALASALLPAQSPTAIPDADPGRRPSRVVLTWRDDPARTQAVTWRTDALVDEAFAEIAEASASPGFGALARRSPARTTAVPIAGATTAYYHEARFTALRPNTLYAYRVGDGATWSEWFHFRTASLEPASFSFIYLGDAQNDIRSLWSRAIRSAFVDAPRARFVLHAGDLVNVGESDEQWGEWFGAGGWINGMIPQVPVVGNHEYGRLNRDDPRQLSALWRPQFALPEDGPEGLTETTYSFDFQGARIIVLNSTEESRLDEQAAWLETRLKDHGQRWTIVAFHHPVFSVAADRDNPRIRAAWKPLFDKYGVDLVLTGHDHTYGRGENLVDGTSRREDGGPVYVVSVSGPKMYEVGKGREWATRTGAHAQLYQVITVTPQALKFEARTVTGQLFDAFDITRARNGRRRFIDRKPELPGTY; this comes from the coding sequence TTGACGGAATCTTCACAGGTCATCTCGGCCCGACGGTTGGGGCTGCTGGGTGCGATCGCGCTCGCGTTGGCGTCTGCCCTGCTGCCTGCGCAGTCGCCGACGGCGATTCCCGACGCCGATCCCGGGCGACGACCCTCGCGGGTGGTGCTCACCTGGCGCGACGACCCCGCGCGCACGCAGGCGGTGACGTGGCGCACCGATGCGCTCGTCGACGAGGCGTTTGCCGAGATTGCCGAGGCCAGCGCCAGTCCCGGTTTCGGCGCGCTGGCGCGCCGGTCGCCTGCACGGACCACCGCGGTCCCCATTGCCGGCGCGACGACGGCCTACTACCACGAGGCGCGTTTCACGGCGCTGCGCCCGAACACGTTGTATGCGTACCGGGTGGGCGATGGCGCGACCTGGAGCGAATGGTTCCACTTCCGCACCGCGTCGCTCGAGCCGGCCTCGTTCTCGTTCATCTACCTCGGTGACGCCCAGAACGACATCCGCTCGCTGTGGTCACGGGCCATCCGATCGGCGTTCGTCGACGCGCCGCGCGCCCGGTTCGTGCTGCACGCGGGCGACCTGGTCAACGTCGGCGAGAGCGACGAGCAGTGGGGTGAGTGGTTCGGCGCCGGCGGGTGGATCAACGGGATGATCCCGCAGGTGCCGGTGGTCGGCAACCACGAGTACGGGCGGCTGAACCGCGACGACCCGCGGCAGCTGAGCGCGCTCTGGCGGCCGCAGTTCGCGCTGCCGGAGGACGGGCCGGAGGGCCTGACCGAGACCACGTATTCGTTCGACTTCCAGGGCGCGCGCATCATCGTGCTCAACTCCACCGAGGAGTCGCGGCTCGACGAGCAGGCGGCCTGGCTCGAGACACGGCTCAAGGACCACGGCCAGCGCTGGACCATCGTCGCCTTCCACCACCCCGTGTTCTCGGTGGCCGCCGATCGCGACAATCCGCGAATCCGGGCGGCCTGGAAGCCCCTGTTCGACAAGTACGGCGTCGACCTCGTGCTCACCGGGCACGACCACACGTACGGGCGCGGCGAGAACCTCGTCGACGGCACGTCGCGGCGCGAGGACGGCGGTCCGGTCTACGTCGTGTCGGTGAGCGGGCCGAAGATGTACGAGGTGGGCAAGGGCCGCGAGTGGGCCACCCGCACCGGCGCGCACGCGCAGCTGTATCAGGTGATCACGGTCACGCCGCAGGCCCTGAAGTTCGAGGCGCGCACGGTGACCGGCCAGCTGTTCGACGCCTTCGACATCACGCGCGCCCGCAACGGCCGGCGCCGCTTCATCGATCGCAAGCCGGAACTGCCGGGCACCTACTGA
- a CDS encoding M14 family zinc carboxypeptidase produces MPRPAACLPALARGALLACLTLASSCVAASQDLAAPTPEALARAWSEEHVPLPPAPLVTHALVEAQVARLVRESGGLVASEVLGESVEGRRIHHLTIGRGSKAVLLWSQMHGDEPTATSALFDLGHWLVRHRSEPVVARLLDTLTLHVVPMLNPDGAERYQRRNAQGIDINRDALHLQTPEGRLLKALRDRVEPVIGFNLHNQNWRTSVGTPPQPAAISLLAVAYDEARSEDARRQLTKRACAVIVEALQPFAAGRIGRYDDAFEVRAFGDNITKWGTGVVLIETGPWPGPDPDRALVQMNFVAIVTALDAIASGRVMQADPDTYERLPENDGNLFHTIVRGGTVLAGTGVAPFLADVGLAGSRVVRQGPGGRTLQWQGSIADLGDLRVYGALESIDATGAFVSPAYSSAVAGAEVTIPAGTAAGATPKVQIGAPARLWILRGTSTPGRYRLERVVELR; encoded by the coding sequence ATGCCACGACCTGCTGCCTGCCTTCCCGCGCTCGCCCGCGGCGCCCTGCTCGCGTGCCTCACCCTGGCGTCCTCGTGCGTCGCGGCGTCGCAGGACCTCGCGGCCCCGACGCCCGAGGCGCTGGCGCGCGCCTGGTCCGAGGAACACGTCCCCTTGCCGCCGGCGCCGCTGGTGACGCACGCCCTGGTCGAGGCGCAGGTCGCCCGCCTGGTGCGCGAGAGCGGTGGCCTGGTCGCCAGCGAGGTCCTCGGTGAGTCGGTGGAGGGGCGCCGCATCCACCACCTCACGATAGGGCGCGGCTCGAAGGCCGTCCTGCTCTGGTCGCAGATGCACGGCGACGAGCCCACGGCGACGTCCGCCCTCTTCGACCTCGGTCACTGGCTGGTGCGGCACCGTTCGGAGCCGGTCGTCGCCCGCCTGCTCGATACGCTCACGCTGCACGTGGTGCCGATGCTCAACCCGGACGGCGCCGAGCGCTACCAGCGGCGCAACGCGCAGGGCATCGACATCAACCGCGACGCGCTGCACCTGCAGACGCCCGAGGGGCGGCTGCTCAAGGCACTCCGCGATCGCGTCGAGCCGGTCATCGGCTTCAACCTGCACAACCAGAACTGGCGCACGTCGGTCGGCACGCCGCCGCAGCCTGCGGCCATCTCGCTGCTGGCAGTGGCCTACGACGAGGCGCGTTCGGAAGACGCCCGCCGACAACTCACCAAGCGCGCCTGCGCGGTCATCGTCGAGGCGCTCCAGCCCTTCGCCGCCGGCCGCATCGGCCGCTACGACGATGCGTTCGAGGTCAGGGCGTTCGGCGACAACATCACCAAGTGGGGGACGGGTGTCGTGCTGATCGAGACCGGCCCCTGGCCGGGCCCGGATCCCGACCGCGCCCTGGTGCAGATGAACTTCGTGGCCATCGTCACGGCGCTCGATGCGATTGCCAGCGGCCGGGTGATGCAGGCCGACCCGGACACCTACGAGCGGCTGCCGGAGAACGACGGCAACCTGTTCCACACCATCGTGCGAGGCGGCACGGTGCTGGCCGGCACCGGCGTGGCGCCGTTCCTGGCCGACGTGGGCCTGGCCGGCTCACGAGTGGTGCGACAGGGGCCGGGCGGGCGCACGTTGCAGTGGCAGGGCAGCATCGCCGACCTCGGGGATCTGCGCGTGTACGGGGCGCTCGAGTCGATCGATGCCACGGGGGCGTTCGTCAGCCCGGCGTACTCGTCGGCGGTGGCCGGAGCCGAGGTGACGATCCCGGCCGGCACCGCTGCCGGGGCCACCCCGAAGGTCCAGATCGGGGCGCCGGCGCGGCTCTGGATCCTCCGTGGCACAAGCACGCCCGGACGGTATAGGCTTGAGCGCGTCGTCGAGCTCCGCTGA
- a CDS encoding BamA/TamA family outer membrane protein produces MSIARPTTVRLVVVAILLVASLVSGAVPAAGQTSAPAEAAPPPVETLDMADLLRKLRHKDTPEAPFDYRKRMLLFAPIIGAKPSTGAIFGAAGSVAFYRGDPVTTRISSSVVSATVTTRRQAGVSARTTMFGDGDRWRAEGDHRFQWTSLDTYPLGPDNQRAPGQLARFDFYRLYQSGYYSVAPHLYVGGGLHFDSHVNVRPAEDAEERWPGSSFVQYSLANGLPLDTQVSAGPSVEVVWDSRDNFINAERGSLARASYRTMFEGFLGGDSRWAKVNVDLRTYHRLSPTGRHKLAAWAYADLVTSGVAPYFGLPATGSDTYGHSGRGYAEGYFRGQSLAFLEVEYRGTITRNGLLGWVAFANTTTVSDVGGGQRLFERFAPGAGAGLRLLLDKRSRTNLTFDVGFGERGSRGIYLGIQEAF; encoded by the coding sequence GTGAGCATCGCCCGCCCCACCACCGTACGCCTCGTCGTCGTCGCCATCCTGCTGGTCGCGTCCCTGGTCTCGGGTGCGGTACCCGCGGCGGGCCAGACGAGTGCGCCTGCCGAGGCCGCGCCGCCGCCGGTCGAGACGCTCGACATGGCGGACCTGCTCCGCAAGCTCCGCCACAAGGACACGCCGGAGGCGCCCTTCGACTACCGGAAGCGGATGCTGCTGTTCGCGCCGATCATCGGCGCCAAGCCGTCCACGGGCGCCATTTTCGGTGCGGCCGGCAGCGTCGCCTTCTACCGGGGCGACCCCGTGACCACGCGCATCTCGTCGAGCGTCGTCAGCGCGACGGTGACCACCAGGAGGCAGGCAGGTGTCAGCGCGCGCACGACGATGTTCGGCGACGGCGACCGCTGGCGGGCCGAGGGCGATCATCGCTTCCAGTGGACGTCGCTCGACACGTACCCGCTCGGCCCCGACAACCAGCGGGCACCGGGCCAACTGGCGCGCTTCGACTTCTACCGCCTGTACCAGTCCGGCTACTACAGCGTGGCGCCGCATCTGTACGTGGGTGGCGGCCTGCACTTCGACAGCCACGTCAACGTGCGTCCCGCCGAGGACGCCGAGGAGAGGTGGCCGGGGTCCTCGTTCGTCCAGTACAGCCTCGCCAATGGCCTGCCGCTCGACACGCAGGTGTCGGCGGGGCCGAGCGTCGAAGTGGTCTGGGACAGTCGCGACAACTTCATCAACGCCGAGCGCGGGAGCCTGGCGCGCGCCAGCTACCGCACGATGTTCGAGGGATTCCTTGGAGGCGACTCGCGGTGGGCGAAGGTGAACGTCGACCTGCGCACCTACCACCGGCTCTCGCCGACCGGACGTCACAAGCTCGCCGCCTGGGCGTATGCCGACCTGGTCACCAGCGGCGTGGCGCCCTACTTCGGCCTGCCCGCGACCGGCAGCGACACGTACGGGCACTCGGGCCGCGGTTATGCCGAGGGGTACTTCCGGGGACAGAGCCTCGCGTTCCTCGAGGTCGAGTACCGCGGCACGATTACCAGGAACGGTCTCCTGGGCTGGGTCGCCTTCGCCAATACGACGACCGTGTCCGACGTCGGCGGGGGGCAGCGCCTGTTCGAGCGATTCGCCCCGGGCGCCGGTGCGGGCCTTCGACTGCTGCTCGACAAGCGGTCGCGAACCAACCTGACGTTCGACGTCGGCTTCGGCGAGCGGGGGAGTCGAGGTATCTACCTCGGCATCCAGGAAGCCTTCTGA
- a CDS encoding outer membrane protein assembly factor — translation MRLFRCAALLIASLPLAPGTVLAQSPAPAPPPPPPSAESPAASGSPAGQVDVADLIRKWRHKEAPTGAFDPRQRMRAVAPVIGVKPSSGVIIGGAGNVAFYRGDPATTHISSSVASATVTSKKQAGISVRTTMFGGDDRWRGEVDYRFQWTSLDTFGLGVATAEAEPQLARFDFYRLYQSGYFRVRPNLFVGGGLHFDSHADVRAAEGEEEAWTQSPYVLYSSANGLPLDTQISAGPSAEVIWDSRDSFINADHGSLARASYRVMFDGFLGGDSRWEKVNIDLRTYRRLSDDGRHKLAAWAYADMVVNGVAPYFDLPSTASDGYGRSGRGYAEGHFRGEKLATFEVEYRGGITRNGLLGWVAFANATTVSNSLEGERLFDHFAPGAGAGLRLLLNKRSKTNLAFDLGFGERGSRGVYLAIQEAF, via the coding sequence ATGCGACTCTTCCGGTGCGCCGCCCTGCTGATCGCGTCGCTGCCCCTGGCGCCGGGGACCGTGCTGGCCCAGTCGCCTGCGCCCGCGCCGCCCCCGCCACCGCCCTCGGCGGAGTCACCGGCCGCCTCCGGCTCGCCCGCGGGCCAGGTGGACGTGGCCGACCTGATTCGCAAGTGGCGACACAAGGAGGCGCCGACCGGCGCGTTCGATCCCAGGCAGCGCATGCGCGCGGTCGCGCCCGTCATCGGCGTCAAGCCGTCGTCGGGCGTGATCATCGGGGGCGCCGGAAACGTCGCGTTCTATCGGGGCGATCCGGCTACCACGCACATCTCGTCGAGCGTGGCGAGCGCCACCGTGACCAGCAAGAAGCAGGCGGGCATCAGCGTCCGCACCACGATGTTCGGCGGCGACGACCGTTGGCGCGGCGAGGTGGACTACCGGTTCCAGTGGACCTCGCTGGACACGTTCGGACTCGGCGTCGCCACGGCTGAAGCGGAGCCGCAGCTGGCGCGCTTCGACTTCTACCGCCTGTACCAGTCCGGCTACTTCCGCGTGCGCCCCAACCTGTTCGTCGGTGGCGGACTCCACTTCGACAGCCACGCCGACGTCAGGGCCGCCGAGGGAGAAGAAGAGGCCTGGACGCAGTCGCCGTACGTGCTGTACAGCAGCGCCAACGGGCTGCCGCTCGACACGCAGATCTCCGCCGGCCCGAGCGCCGAGGTGATCTGGGACAGCCGCGACAGCTTCATCAATGCCGACCACGGGAGCCTGGCGCGCGCGAGCTACCGCGTGATGTTCGACGGGTTCCTCGGCGGCGACAGCCGCTGGGAGAAGGTCAACATCGACCTGCGCACCTACCGGCGCCTCTCCGACGACGGACGGCACAAGCTCGCGGCGTGGGCGTACGCCGACATGGTGGTGAACGGCGTGGCGCCCTACTTCGACCTGCCCTCTACCGCCAGCGACGGCTACGGGCGTTCAGGGCGCGGCTACGCCGAGGGCCACTTCCGCGGCGAGAAGCTGGCGACCTTCGAAGTGGAGTACCGCGGCGGCATCACCAGGAACGGCCTGCTCGGCTGGGTGGCCTTCGCCAACGCGACCACCGTGTCCAACAGCCTCGAGGGCGAGCGGCTGTTCGACCACTTCGCGCCGGGCGCCGGCGCGGGCCTCCGGCTGCTCCTCAACAAGCGATCGAAGACCAACCTCGCCTTCGACCTGGGGTTCGGCGAGCGCGGCAGTCGCGGCGTCTACCTGGCCATCCAGGAAGCCTTCTGA
- a CDS encoding PAS domain-containing sensor histidine kinase, translating to MPDHATSTTAAPAAGNPSPERAARETASVSAWGELLQAARISAAEQDLDLRYLAVLDQPGGSRADIIGRREDEVYPPLVAATLTAIKREAIETGTSQQGRVELPSDGIVRSFEVTATPRRDETGRIIGVLSLAVELTEALRAQEQSRASQSRLAGILNSAMDAIISADASRRIVFFNPAAERMFGVESREVIGQPIDRFVPEAVRQEHAALMRNFAETASSARRISLPDLKAVRASGEELPIEASISHTGAGDDQLFTIIVRDRTEHDQLHAQLLQSQKLEGIGRLAGGVAHDFNNLLTVILGYCELLRMRQRGGTELEEINNAARRASQLTRQLLAFSRRQVLQVETLDLNGLIRGLNRMLRRIIGEDVVLDTSLADDFLWVVADVGQMEQVLLNLVVNARDAMPSGGTLRIATRVTEHASAQGGGPRQSVELTVSDTGIGMSEEVRSRIFEPFFTTKGDAGTGLGLATVYGIVTQTGGDIACSSSIGQGSTFHVWLPLAPPPREPAPSASVATHAAHGHETVLLVEDEALVRELAARALREYGYKVLEAPDVDSALRYIDHPSLAVVVSDVVMPGRSGDDLMTEVARRRPSLPVLLMTGYSEALLQRPVDAAHLLRKPFTPSDLIGKIRHLIDRTR from the coding sequence ATGCCCGACCACGCCACGTCCACGACCGCCGCGCCCGCGGCAGGCAACCCCTCCCCTGAACGTGCGGCTCGTGAGACGGCGAGCGTCTCGGCCTGGGGCGAACTGCTGCAGGCCGCCCGCATCAGCGCCGCCGAGCAGGATCTCGACCTTCGCTACCTGGCCGTGCTCGACCAGCCCGGTGGCTCGCGCGCCGACATCATCGGGCGCCGCGAGGACGAGGTGTACCCGCCGTTGGTGGCGGCGACGCTCACGGCGATCAAGCGCGAGGCCATCGAGACCGGCACCTCCCAGCAGGGACGAGTCGAGTTGCCGTCGGACGGCATCGTCAGGTCTTTCGAGGTCACTGCCACGCCGAGGCGCGACGAGACCGGACGGATCATCGGCGTGCTTTCGCTGGCGGTGGAACTCACCGAGGCACTGCGGGCGCAGGAGCAGAGCCGCGCCAGCCAGTCGCGGCTGGCCGGGATCCTCAACTCGGCGATGGACGCAATCATCAGCGCCGACGCGTCGCGCCGCATCGTGTTCTTCAACCCGGCGGCCGAGCGGATGTTCGGGGTGGAGAGCCGCGAGGTGATCGGGCAGCCGATCGACCGGTTCGTGCCCGAGGCGGTGCGCCAGGAGCATGCGGCGCTGATGCGCAACTTCGCCGAGACGGCCAGTTCGGCGCGCCGCATCTCCCTGCCGGACCTGAAGGCGGTGCGCGCGTCGGGCGAGGAGCTCCCGATCGAGGCATCCATCTCGCACACCGGCGCGGGTGACGACCAGCTCTTCACGATCATCGTCCGCGACCGCACCGAGCACGACCAGTTGCACGCGCAGTTGCTGCAGTCGCAGAAGCTCGAGGGCATCGGCCGCCTCGCGGGCGGCGTCGCACACGACTTCAACAACCTGCTGACGGTCATCCTCGGGTACTGCGAACTGCTGCGCATGCGGCAGCGGGGCGGCACGGAGCTCGAGGAGATCAACAACGCGGCTCGCCGCGCCAGCCAGCTGACGCGGCAGCTCCTGGCGTTCAGCCGTCGGCAGGTGCTGCAGGTCGAGACGCTGGACCTCAACGGCCTGATCCGCGGCCTCAACCGCATGCTGCGGCGCATCATCGGTGAGGACGTCGTGCTCGACACGAGCCTGGCCGACGACTTCCTGTGGGTGGTGGCCGACGTCGGGCAGATGGAGCAGGTGCTGCTCAACCTCGTCGTGAACGCCCGCGACGCGATGCCGTCCGGCGGCACGCTGCGCATCGCCACCCGCGTGACCGAGCACGCCTCGGCGCAGGGGGGCGGCCCGCGGCAGTCGGTGGAGCTCACCGTGTCGGACACGGGCATCGGCATGTCCGAGGAAGTGCGCTCGCGGATCTTCGAGCCGTTCTTCACGACCAAGGGCGACGCAGGCACCGGCCTCGGCCTTGCGACGGTCTACGGCATCGTCACGCAGACCGGTGGCGACATCGCCTGCTCGAGCAGCATCGGGCAGGGCTCGACGTTCCACGTGTGGCTGCCGCTGGCGCCGCCGCCGCGCGAGCCGGCGCCCTCCGCCTCTGTGGCCACCCACGCCGCGCACGGGCACGAGACGGTCCTGCTGGTCGAGGACGAGGCGCTGGTGCGGGAACTGGCCGCCCGCGCGCTGCGCGAGTACGGCTACAAGGTGCTCGAGGCGCCGGACGTCGACAGCGCGCTGCGGTACATCGACCACCCCAGCCTGGCCGTGGTCGTCTCCGACGTGGTCATGCCCGGACGCAGCGGCGACGACCTGATGACCGAGGTCGCGCGGCGCCGTCCGTCGCTGCCGGTGCTCCTCATGACGGGCTACTCGGAAGCGCTGCTGCAGCGCCCCGTGGACGCGGCCCACCTGCTCCGCAAGCCGTTCACTCCGAGCGATCTGATCGGCAAGATCCGGCACCTGATCGACCGGACGCGCTGA
- a CDS encoding DUF1501 domain-containing protein produces MHDRRIFVKRGAVALLALGFAPEFLAQAAAAATRRRKVLVVVFQRGAVDGLSMVVPHGDAAYYAARPTIAVPRPGRDAGALDLDGHFGLHPGLAQLHALYRNGSLAVVHACGSPDPTRSHFDAQDYMESGTPGVKRTPDGWLNRLIAQRHDAEHVGAMRAVALSSRLPRILQGAAPTLAMTSVERMRIAGGGATGDAFEAQYAAAADRVLRDTGRETFDAMRTLRGVESRGPATAAGAAYPRSAFGDALRQVARLIKADVGLEVAFAEAGGWDTHVNQGGSTGQLATRLGDLGQAIGAFVADLGAGMQDVVVVTMSEFGRTVAENGTRGTDHGHGNAMLVLGGPVRGGRVYGRWPGLDVASRAEGRDVAVTTDFRDVLADVIATHLGVADLGPVFPGHAWTPGRRLGLV; encoded by the coding sequence ATGCACGATCGCCGCATCTTCGTGAAGCGTGGGGCGGTGGCCCTGCTCGCCCTCGGATTCGCACCGGAGTTCCTCGCGCAGGCGGCGGCTGCGGCGACGCGCCGCCGCAAGGTGCTCGTGGTGGTGTTCCAGCGCGGCGCGGTCGACGGCCTGTCGATGGTCGTGCCGCACGGCGACGCGGCGTACTACGCCGCACGCCCGACGATCGCCGTCCCCCGTCCGGGCCGCGACGCGGGCGCGCTCGACCTCGACGGCCATTTCGGCCTGCATCCGGGGCTCGCTCAGCTGCACGCCCTCTACCGGAACGGCTCGCTCGCCGTCGTCCACGCCTGCGGGTCGCCCGACCCGACGCGATCGCACTTCGACGCGCAGGACTACATGGAGAGCGGCACGCCCGGCGTCAAGCGCACGCCGGACGGCTGGTTGAACCGGCTCATCGCCCAGCGGCACGACGCGGAGCACGTCGGGGCGATGCGGGCGGTGGCCCTGTCGTCACGACTGCCCCGCATCCTGCAAGGCGCGGCGCCGACGCTCGCGATGACCAGCGTCGAGCGGATGCGGATCGCCGGCGGTGGCGCCACGGGCGACGCGTTCGAGGCGCAGTACGCCGCGGCGGCCGATCGCGTGCTGCGCGACACCGGCCGCGAGACCTTCGACGCCATGCGCACGCTGCGCGGCGTCGAGTCGCGAGGGCCGGCCACGGCCGCTGGCGCGGCATACCCGCGCTCGGCCTTCGGCGACGCGCTGCGGCAGGTGGCGCGCCTCATCAAGGCCGACGTCGGCCTCGAAGTGGCCTTCGCGGAGGCGGGCGGCTGGGACACGCACGTCAACCAGGGCGGTTCGACCGGCCAGCTCGCGACGCGTCTCGGCGATCTCGGACAGGCGATCGGCGCCTTCGTGGCCGATCTGGGCGCCGGCATGCAGGACGTCGTGGTGGTCACGATGTCGGAGTTCGGGCGGACGGTGGCCGAGAACGGGACGCGCGGCACCGACCACGGCCACGGCAACGCGATGCTGGTGCTCGGCGGGCCCGTGCGCGGCGGCCGCGTGTACGGTCGCTGGCCCGGCCTCGACGTCGCGTCGCGGGCCGAGGGCCGCGACGTGGCGGTGACGACGGACTTCAGGGACGTGCTGGCCGACGTGATCGCCACGCACCTGGGCGTGGCCGACCTGGGGCCGGTCTTCCCCGGCCACGCGTGGACACCGGGGCGGCGGCTCGGGCTGGTGTAG
- a CDS encoding DUF1800 family protein: MPLLPSRGPSSFIVLLATAMVAASLGAAPPRDLLDPDTAAHVAGRTSFGATPDLVRRIQTRGLAAWLDEQLRPEASPDAALDARLARLPTLAMTPRTLAETYFIPAQERRRAAAARTGEEAAPIGEPMRMEAPGPERAVVVELATQKLMRATSAERQVEELLVDFWFNHFNVFAGKGPVRLYVHDFERTAIRPHVLGSFRDMLGAVAGSPAMLFYLDNWQSSAPGTRTRRGPMGLNENYARELLELHTLGVEGGYTQQDVVEVARAFTGWTIREPRRGGEAVFDPRRHDTGRKTVLGQALAPGGRDEGERVLDMLARHPATARHLARKLAVRFVSDTPSDALVARVAARFMATGGNLRETTRALLESPEFLAPAARRTKIKTPLEFVTSALRVLDADVRMAGPLAQQLRALGMPPYFAEPPTGYSDQAGAWTNGGALVQRMNVAVALTAGRLRGVGPPRLPEVDGDTAEARAMAMAEALLLRAPSPATMATMARARTPEEMAALLIGSPDFQRR, from the coding sequence ATGCCTCTCCTGCCGTCGCGCGGCCCCTCGTCCTTCATCGTCCTGCTCGCCACCGCCATGGTCGCGGCCAGCCTCGGCGCCGCGCCGCCCCGCGACCTGCTCGACCCGGACACCGCCGCGCACGTCGCCGGACGGACCAGCTTCGGCGCCACGCCCGACCTCGTCCGCCGCATCCAGACCAGGGGCCTGGCCGCCTGGCTCGACGAACAGTTGCGGCCCGAGGCGTCGCCCGATGCCGCCCTCGACGCCCGACTGGCCCGCCTGCCGACCCTCGCGATGACGCCGCGGACGCTGGCCGAGACCTACTTCATCCCGGCGCAGGAGCGGCGGCGCGCTGCCGCCGCGCGGACCGGCGAGGAGGCCGCGCCGATCGGCGAGCCGATGCGGATGGAGGCGCCGGGGCCGGAACGCGCCGTCGTCGTGGAACTCGCCACGCAGAAGTTGATGCGGGCGACGAGCGCGGAACGCCAGGTGGAGGAACTGCTCGTCGACTTCTGGTTCAACCACTTCAACGTCTTCGCCGGCAAGGGTCCGGTGCGGCTGTACGTGCACGACTTCGAGCGCACCGCGATCCGGCCGCACGTGCTCGGGTCGTTCCGCGACATGCTGGGCGCCGTCGCCGGCAGCCCGGCGATGTTGTTCTACCTCGACAACTGGCAGAGCAGCGCGCCCGGCACGCGCACCCGGCGCGGCCCGATGGGCCTCAACGAGAACTACGCGCGTGAGCTCCTCGAGCTGCACACGCTCGGCGTGGAGGGCGGCTACACGCAGCAGGACGTCGTCGAGGTCGCCCGCGCGTTCACCGGCTGGACGATCCGGGAGCCGCGGCGCGGCGGCGAGGCCGTGTTCGACCCGAGGCGCCACGACACCGGGCGCAAGACCGTGCTCGGGCAGGCGCTGGCGCCGGGAGGACGCGACGAGGGCGAGCGCGTGCTCGACATGCTCGCCAGGCACCCGGCCACCGCCCGGCACCTCGCCCGCAAGCTCGCGGTGCGGTTCGTCTCGGACACGCCGTCCGACGCGCTGGTGGCGCGGGTGGCGGCGCGCTTCATGGCGACGGGCGGGAACCTGCGCGAGACGACCCGCGCGCTGCTGGAGTCGCCGGAGTTCCTGGCGCCGGCGGCGAGGAGGACCAAGATCAAGACGCCGCTGGAGTTCGTGACCAGTGCCTTGCGAGTGCTCGACGCCGACGTCCGGATGGCCGGGCCACTCGCCCAACAGCTGCGTGCCCTCGGCATGCCGCCCTACTTCGCCGAGCCGCCGACGGGATACAGCGACCAGGCCGGGGCGTGGACCAACGGCGGGGCGCTCGTGCAGCGGATGAACGTGGCCGTGGCGCTCACCGCCGGCCGGCTGCGCGGCGTCGGGCCGCCGCGGCTGCCGGAGGTCGATGGCGACACGGCGGAGGCGCGGGCCATGGCGATGGCCGAAGCCCTCCTGCTGCGCGCGCCGTCGCCGGCGACGATGGCGACGATGGCCAGGGCGCGCACGCCGGAGGAGATGGCGGCGCTGCTGATCGGATCACCGGACTTCCAGCGGAGATAG